The Bacillota bacterium genome has a window encoding:
- a CDS encoding histidinol-phosphatase → MKVNYHTHTYRCRHAEGTDREYVEAAIAAGIKVVGFSDHAPIPFADGFVSSSRMAMDELEGYVNSIRSLQQEYKSDIRILLGYEAEYYPDEFASMIAHLEQYGYDFLILGQHYLGREQDGRAVGNCGDDQSLQDYVDQVLAGLETGKFLYLAHPDMINYQGPEENMFNALVTICQKLKELNMPVEYNLLGARDNRHYPTTTLLRAAKAVGNSIILGADAHQPHVFARKQDVDAARKLIEGYGLTIINEPLI, encoded by the coding sequence ATGAAGGTAAATTACCATACCCACACCTACCGCTGTCGACACGCCGAGGGAACAGACAGAGAATATGTCGAGGCAGCCATTGCAGCAGGAATCAAGGTAGTAGGATTTTCCGATCATGCCCCCATTCCCTTTGCCGATGGATTTGTCTCCAGTTCCCGCATGGCCATGGATGAACTGGAAGGTTACGTGAATTCCATCAGAAGCCTGCAACAGGAATACAAATCCGATATCAGGATCCTCTTGGGATACGAAGCTGAGTATTATCCCGATGAATTTGCTTCCATGATTGCCCACCTTGAGCAATATGGCTATGACTTTCTCATCTTAGGACAACACTATCTAGGCCGTGAGCAGGATGGCAGAGCCGTGGGAAACTGCGGAGATGACCAAAGCCTCCAGGATTATGTGGATCAAGTTCTTGCCGGACTGGAAACTGGGAAATTCCTGTATCTGGCCCATCCCGATATGATCAACTACCAAGGCCCAGAGGAAAACATGTTTAATGCCTTGGTTACCATCTGCCAAAAGCTAAAAGAATTAAATATGCCCGTTGAGTACAACCTCCTGGGAGCCCGAGACAACCGACACTACCCAACGACAACGCTTCTGCGGGCCGCCAAGGCTGTGGGTAATTCCATTATTCTCGGTGCCGACGCCCATCAACCCCATGTATTTGCTAGAAAGCAAGATGTCGATGCTGCCCGGAAACTGATCGAGGGCTATGGTCTAACCATCATCAATGAGCCCCTCATCTAA
- a CDS encoding radical SAM protein has protein sequence MPALIPREIAVTVDMAGCPNRCRHCWLGRAPNGSVSEESLRWIVEQFRNYVHPRESTPYFRQMTVQTWYREPDFAPHYRRLWELEQELSDSGKALRFELASIWRLARDPDYAQWLKSLGTQTVQITFFGLEANTDYFTRRPGAFRDSLVATERLLAQGIFPRWQLFLTQHCLGELEEFVGLIQSLELDRRVEGLGGEFSVFVNTPAPEGEAFDIEHLRPTTKAIDIIPTYLKEKTVKHFNAPDIHTALGKAEAQWLKELRDRQEPYASMPQILAFMVTPSLEVYSNIGETRSWWSLGNLRTDGIDVIMQRFAGDAVPGLYAMFHIPIAQLAKRYGREDSPLLYTRSDLIRRWLHLWGEEYQRS, from the coding sequence ATGCCAGCCTTAATTCCACGGGAAATAGCTGTCACGGTAGATATGGCTGGGTGTCCCAATCGCTGTCGCCACTGCTGGCTTGGAAGGGCTCCCAATGGTTCGGTGTCTGAGGAGTCCCTGCGCTGGATCGTTGAGCAGTTTAGAAATTATGTTCATCCAAGGGAATCTACCCCTTACTTTCGGCAAATGACGGTGCAGACCTGGTATCGGGAGCCGGATTTTGCACCACATTATCGAAGGCTATGGGAGCTGGAACAGGAGTTGAGTGATTCTGGAAAGGCTCTTCGTTTTGAGTTGGCCAGCATCTGGCGTTTGGCCCGAGATCCCGACTATGCCCAGTGGCTGAAGTCCCTTGGTACCCAGACGGTGCAGATTACCTTCTTTGGACTGGAGGCCAACACCGACTACTTCACCAGAAGACCGGGGGCCTTCCGGGATAGTCTGGTGGCCACGGAGCGATTGCTGGCCCAGGGCATCTTTCCCCGGTGGCAGTTGTTCCTGACCCAGCACTGCTTGGGAGAACTAGAGGAGTTTGTGGGGCTAATTCAGTCACTGGAGCTGGATAGAAGGGTAGAAGGATTAGGCGGGGAGTTTTCCGTCTTTGTTAATACTCCAGCTCCCGAAGGAGAGGCCTTTGATATTGAGCACTTGCGTCCAACGACAAAGGCGATAGACATTATTCCGACCTATCTCAAGGAAAAAACGGTGAAGCACTTCAACGCGCCGGATATCCATACTGCTTTGGGAAAGGCGGAAGCCCAGTGGCTAAAAGAGCTTCGGGATCGCCAGGAACCCTACGCCAGTATGCCCCAGATATTAGCCTTTATGGTCACTCCTAGCCTTGAAGTGTATAGCAACATAGGTGAGACGAGGTCCTGGTGGAGCCTAGGGAATCTAAGAACCGATGGAATCGATGTGATTATGCAGCGCTTTGCAGGGGACGCTGTGCCGGGGCTATACGCAATGTTTCATATCCCCATTGCGCAGCTGGCGAAAAGGTATGGACGGGAAGATAGTCCGCTGCTTTATACCAGGTCGGACCTCATTCGCCGGTGGCTTCACCTTTGGGGAGAAGAGTACCAAAGGAGTTGA
- a CDS encoding GNAT family N-acetyltransferase gives MSWGLSWGVYRDGRLASATDAPDVPFMKDVVVEMGINTLPEYPRQGLAKTVTGALIKYLLERGRVPLWSCSSDKFASQGLAASLGFVRFADVIAVTLD, from the coding sequence TTGTCCTGGGGATTGTCCTGGGGCGTGTACCGAGACGGTCGATTAGCCAGTGCCACCGATGCTCCCGATGTGCCCTTTATGAAGGATGTCGTGGTGGAGATGGGGATCAATACTCTACCGGAGTACCCCAGGCAGGGCCTTGCCAAGACTGTGACAGGGGCGCTGATCAAATACCTCTTGGAAAGGGGAAGGGTTCCCCTTTGGTCTTGCTCCAGCGACAAATTCGCCTCCCAGGGTTTGGCAGCGAGTCTTGGTTTTGTGAGATTTGCTGATGTGATTGCGGTGACGCTGGATTAG
- a CDS encoding GNAT family N-acetyltransferase: MGLDQSYYKEIQLRNGQLLTLRNPVVDDAEQMIAYLNTVGGETDNLSFGGGEFPLTVEEEREYLRKAQENPNIFMVLGIIDGEVVSLADISSPSRKRLAHNSQIGISVRKDYWGLGIGTAVMHELIQFAKGTGRIRNISLGVKASNTRAIRLYERFGFVKVGVHKDFFNINGVYDDEILMDLQIDL; this comes from the coding sequence ATGGGTTTAGATCAATCCTATTATAAAGAAATCCAGCTAAGAAACGGTCAGTTGTTAACCTTGAGGAATCCGGTAGTAGACGATGCAGAACAGATGATAGCCTATCTTAACACCGTTGGCGGAGAGACCGACAACCTCTCCTTTGGCGGCGGCGAATTTCCTCTCACTGTGGAAGAGGAACGGGAGTACCTGAGAAAGGCACAGGAGAATCCAAACATTTTCATGGTGCTGGGAATCATTGATGGCGAGGTCGTCAGCCTGGCAGATATCAGCAGCCCCAGTCGGAAAAGGCTGGCCCACAACAGCCAGATAGGTATCTCAGTCAGAAAAGACTATTGGGGTCTTGGGATAGGAACTGCTGTCATGCATGAGCTGATTCAGTTTGCCAAGGGCACAGGCAGGATCAGGAACATCAGCCTTGGAGTCAAAGCGAGTAACACCAGGGCCATCAGACTCTATGAGAGGTTTGGATTTGTGAAGGTCGGTGTTCATAAAGACTTTTTCAATATCAATGGCGTATACGACGACGAGATCCTGATGGACTTACAGATAGACCTTTGA